The following DNA comes from Micromonospora chokoriensis.
CAATCGACGAGACCGAGCTGGACCGGCTCCAGCAGCGTCTCGACCAGCTCTGCGCACGCTGACCAGGGCGGGCCGGTTTGGGGTCCGGGCGGGCGATGGCGTACTCTTGCCTGCGGCGCACTTTTGGTGTGCCGAGTTCCCGTGTGCCCGCGCCGCCGTGCACTGCTACCCGGCGAGCCGCCGCGGGGACGACCGCCAGCAGCCTCAACGACAGGGAGTCCGCCTCCGATGTACGCGATCGTCAAGACCGGCGGCAAGCAGTACAAGGTCGCCGAGGGCGACGTGATCGAGGTCGAGAAGCTCACCGGTGCTCCCGGTGACGCGGTGAAGCTCACCGCGGTGCTCCTCGTCGACGGTGACGACCTGGTGACCGACGCGGCAAAGCTTGCCGAGGTCGCGGTGTCCGGCGAAATTGCCGCGCACACCAAGGGCCCGAAGATTCGGATCCACAAGTTCAAGAACAAGACTGGCTACCACAAGCGCCAGGGTCACCGTCAGCCGTTGACCCAGGTCAAGGTGACCGGCATCTCCAGCGGGAAGTAGGTCGTCCTCCAATGGCTCACAAAAAGGGTGCGTCCAGCTCGCGTAACGGTCGTGACTCCGCGGCCCAGCGACTCGGCGTGAAGCGCTTCGGTGGTCAGGTCGTCAGCGCCGGTGAGATCATCATCCGGCAGCGTGGCACCAAGTTCCACCCCGGTGACCTGGTCGGCCGTGGCGGCGACGACACGCTGTTCGCGCTGTCCGCCGGTGCGGTCCTGTTCGGCACGAAGCGCGGTCGCAAGACCGTCAGCATCGTTCCGCAGCAGTAGTTCTCTTCGCTCAAGCGGGCCGCGGACCTACGGGTCCCGGCCCGCTTAGCCTTTTCCGAAGTGCGGGGTAGGACCTCGCTGGAAGGATTGACACCGTGGCAACGTTCGTTGACCGGGTCGTTCTGCATCTGCAGGCCGGCGATGGTGGGCACGGTTGTGTCTCGATCCACCGCGAGAAGTTCAAGCCCTTCGGTGGGCCGGACGGCGGCAACGGCGGGCACGGCGGCAGCGTCTCGCTGGTGGTCGACCCGCAGGTGACCACGCTGCTCGACTTCCACTTCCACCCGCACGTCAAGGCCGACAACGGCAAGGGTGGCGCCGGCTCGAACCGGGACGGGGCCAACGGCCGCAACCTGGTGCTCAAGGTGCCCAACGGCACCGTGGTGCAGACCACCGACGGCACCGTGCTGGCCGACATGGTGGGCGTCGGCACCACCTTCGAGATCGCCCGCGGTGGGCGCGGTGGGCGCGGCAACGCCTCGCTGGCCAACGCCAAGCGCAAGGCCCCCGGCTTCGCCGAGCTGGGCGAGCCCGGCGACCAGCTGGACATCGTGCTGGAGCTGAAGAGCGTCGCCGACGTCGGTCTGGTGGGCTTCCCGTCGGCCGGCAAGTCGTCGCTGATCTCGGTGATCTCCGCGGCCAAGCCGAAGATCGCCGACTACCCGTTCACCACCCTCGTGCCGAACCTCGGCGTGGTCCGGCTGGACAACCACACCTTCACCGTCGCCGACGTGCCGGGTCTGATTCCCGGCGCGGCCACCGGCAAGGGGCTGGGTCTGGAGTTCCTCCGGCACATCGAGCGCTGCGCGGTGCTGGTGCACGTCATCGACTCGGCGACCCTGGAGCCCGGACGCGACCCGGTCGCCGACATCGACGCCATCGAGGCCGAGTTGAGCCAGTACGGCGGGCTGACCGAGCGCCCCCGACTGGTGGCCGTGAACAAGGTCGACGTGCCGGACGGCCGGGACCTCGCCGAGATCGTGCGCCCGGACCTGGAGGAGCGCGGTTACCGGGTGTTCGAGGTCTCCGCAGCCACCCGGGAAGGGCTCAAGGAGCTGACCTACGCGATGGCCGAGCTGGTGGAGGCGGAGCGCAAGGCCGCGCCGCCCGCCGAGCCGACCCGGGTCGTGATCCGCCCGATGGCGGTGGACGACGCCGGGTTCACCATCACCGCCGAGGCGGACGGCTCGTTCACCGTTCACGGCGTCCGGCCGGAGCGCTGGGTCAAACAGACCAACTTCGACAACGACGAGGCGGTCGGCTACCTGGCCGACCGGCTGGCCCGGCTCGGGGTGGAGGACAAGCTGGCCAAGGCCGGCGCGCAGCCCGGTGACCTGGTCCGGATCGGTCAGCGCGAGTTCGACTGGCAGCCGACGCTCTTCGCGGGTGTGGAGTTCGTACCCGGTAACCGGGGCACCGACGTCCGCCTGGAGGAGAAGTCGAACCGGGCCTCCGCGGCGGAGCGGCTCGCCGCTCGGAAGGCCCGCCGGGTGCGGTCCGAGGACGAGGTGGGCGCGGACGCGTCCGACGACATCGACGAGGACGACGCCGAGTAGTCCGTTGCGCTCCGTGACCGGGTTGATTTCCGGAAACCTCCGCGAAATCCACCGGTCCTAGCGTGGGGTGATGCTGATCGAGTCCCGGCCCGCCACCGATCCGGAGATCGCCGCCCTCGTCGTCGCACAGCAGCGTGAGCTGCGCGAGGCCGACGGCGGGTTGGACGGGCAGGTCTTCGTGCCGCACGACGACGTCCGCTACCTGGCGGTGGTGGTCAACGGCCGGGCGGTCGCCTGCGGAGGGCTCCAGGCGCTCGACGCCGAGACCGGCGAGGTCAAGCGGATGTACGTCCGGCCCGCGTACCGGGGGCGGGGCATCGCCCGCCAGTTGCTGGCCGCGCTGGAGGAGTGCGCGTTCCGGCAGGGGCATGCGGTGGTCTGCCTGGAGACGGGCACCTACCTGCCGGCTGCCATCGGGTTGTACACCTCGTGCGGCTACGACCCGATACCGGTGTACGGCGAGTACGTGGACAACCCGTACAGCGTCTGTTTCGCCAAGCGGCTGCCGGTCGCGGCCTGACCGTCGGGTCTGCGCTCAGGCGCCGGTGCTGGCGTGCGCGACGGTCACCGGCTTCGACTCCGGCGAGCCGTGTTGGCGCAGCACGATGCTCAGCAGGATGAGCGCGCCGACGGCGAGGAACTCGCTCTGCCAGTTCTGCATGGACTGGAACCAGAAGTCGCTGGTGCCCAGGAACTCCCACACCCCGATCGGCGGTGCGCCGCTCTGTAGTGCCTGCTCCTGGTTGTACGCGGCGGTGCCGCCGAGCAGGTGGCCGACGAACGAGCCGGCGAAGATCAGCAGTAGGGCGAGGGAGAGGCTGTTGCGGTAGACCACCAGCGGCAGGC
Coding sequences within:
- the rplU gene encoding 50S ribosomal protein L21 is translated as MYAIVKTGGKQYKVAEGDVIEVEKLTGAPGDAVKLTAVLLVDGDDLVTDAAKLAEVAVSGEIAAHTKGPKIRIHKFKNKTGYHKRQGHRQPLTQVKVTGISSGK
- the rpmA gene encoding 50S ribosomal protein L27 translates to MAHKKGASSSRNGRDSAAQRLGVKRFGGQVVSAGEIIIRQRGTKFHPGDLVGRGGDDTLFALSAGAVLFGTKRGRKTVSIVPQQ
- the obgE gene encoding GTPase ObgE, producing the protein MATFVDRVVLHLQAGDGGHGCVSIHREKFKPFGGPDGGNGGHGGSVSLVVDPQVTTLLDFHFHPHVKADNGKGGAGSNRDGANGRNLVLKVPNGTVVQTTDGTVLADMVGVGTTFEIARGGRGGRGNASLANAKRKAPGFAELGEPGDQLDIVLELKSVADVGLVGFPSAGKSSLISVISAAKPKIADYPFTTLVPNLGVVRLDNHTFTVADVPGLIPGAATGKGLGLEFLRHIERCAVLVHVIDSATLEPGRDPVADIDAIEAELSQYGGLTERPRLVAVNKVDVPDGRDLAEIVRPDLEERGYRVFEVSAATREGLKELTYAMAELVEAERKAAPPAEPTRVVIRPMAVDDAGFTITAEADGSFTVHGVRPERWVKQTNFDNDEAVGYLADRLARLGVEDKLAKAGAQPGDLVRIGQREFDWQPTLFAGVEFVPGNRGTDVRLEEKSNRASAAERLAARKARRVRSEDEVGADASDDIDEDDAE
- a CDS encoding GNAT family N-acetyltransferase — translated: MLIESRPATDPEIAALVVAQQRELREADGGLDGQVFVPHDDVRYLAVVVNGRAVACGGLQALDAETGEVKRMYVRPAYRGRGIARQLLAALEECAFRQGHAVVCLETGTYLPAAIGLYTSCGYDPIPVYGEYVDNPYSVCFAKRLPVAA